In Pseudorasbora parva isolate DD20220531a chromosome 9, ASM2467924v1, whole genome shotgun sequence, the sequence TTCAATCAATTTTATGTAAATAgctcttttacaatgacgattgtttcaaagcagcttcacgggaaaatattgcaacacaattagatttggctgtacagtcgttctggagaaaacagtgatgttatcagcttattttaatttatcatagagcgacaatgttggcagatcagtattatagtttatagaattaaataagacctaataaataaataaaaattgtatatttagttgaataacttggatcataattttagtgtccccaactgagcaagccaagccaaaggaaaaggaaccaaaactccatcaggacgtgatggagaaaaataaaccttgaaGAAATCAGACTCAGTCGGGGGGGGCAGTTCTCCTCttgcctattaacacaccgtgtatgattattattctggcaaccttacaggtcagataTCATATAacatcatattagatcggaatattcaacatttctgggtatcacgcaagagacgggtttatttaggatggggcgtcgattacactaGAGTATGAATACTTCAAAGATTggagttattgcgccggagacgggtttattgaggatgatgtgccggtgaggcaaattcagaagaGAGACACTAATggacacggtctcagcagacactccaggatgtgttggtcatgtccagacgcAGGTCCAACATCCGATCCTGACACGGCCcggatccggctgactgcagtaaacctcgggataaacataGAGACTAGCATTAGTGTGGATGCCACTGTTTtaatgatgtaacgagtacatcaggtgttatggaaAGTGCGTTTTGAACTTTCAGAAGCAAAATGGCATGCAATATTaagttttccaaagttactagccccTCAGTATTTTTACTAGCCACAATTCTGATATCAATACCATGGGGAAAACTGCcatatagattttattttataattcagATAATATTATCTGAtaatttggcagcagctttattaggctgctgtcactttaagagctaacGCGCAgatccattatactgttacacattacgcgttttctttctcaactgttcacgttcacttaaaacagaactgactgtgtttatgtgaatacttgcACAACcggcattttgacattattgtgtgtgtgtttgattgcttaagtgcaataagcagcaaagagagagagagagagagagagagagagagagagagagagtcctttttaaaagactacaattgaaaaatgtctATATTATATAACATTCAAGCCGCCAAAGTGTCTAGTAGGAGTGACTGCATTACAAGCCACTgctgaaatacacacacatctaACGGGTTGTCGGTGTTgatgtcaagccctgattgtAACCGTGTGTCTTCAGGTAAACCGGCAGCATGTTGACCAGCATCACCGAGAGCATCTTTTGCTGTCTGATGGGAAAGACGACCAGCGTTGTGTTGCCGGTTGAATCATCTGATGGCAAGCCCGCAGACGGATTCGAGTTTGTGGAGGTGAAGCCAGGACGGGTGCTGCGCGTGCGCCACATTCTCCCTGAACGGCCTGCAACCACAGAGGAACAACCAGAGCCGAGCAGCAGCGTGCACTGCAAGCGCAAGATCACGGTGTACCGCAACGGCCAGCTGGTGATCGAGAACCTGGGCGACGTTCTCCACTCCGagatcctgcagtgccagaacgGAGACGTGGAGCAGTGCAGCACGGTGGAGGTGGAGCTGTCCGATTACACCACTGCGCCGTCCTCCCCGGATCCCAAACCCGCCCCGCCTCTTCCCACCTCAGACCAGCAGAAACCGGCTCCTCCACCCAGACGCAGGCGGCGGAAACCCAAACGCACCGTGATGATCGATACGGAGCGATGCATCAGCAGCTGCAAGGGGACGCATTCGGACGTGGCGCTGTTCTTCATCCATGGCGTGGGCGGCTCGCTGGACATCTGGGGGAGGCAGCTGGATTTCTTCTCACGGCTGGGTTACGAGGTCGTCGCTCCTGATTTGGCGGGTCACGGCGCCAGCATCGCCCCTCAGATAGCGGCGGCTTACACCTTCTACGCCCTCGCAGAGGACCTGCGCGCCATATTCAAGAGATATGCCAGAAAACGGAACATCCTCATTGGTCACTCATATGGGTAGGCTCTACAGGCATACACTACTAGTAGTGATGTAGTACTCAAGAtcagtcttaaagggatagttcacccaaaaatgaaaattctgtcattaattacttaccctaatgtcgttcgacacgcGTCAGACCTCcatcatcttcagacacaaatgaagatattagtgttgaaatccgatggctcagaaaggccttcattgacaccaatgtcatttcctctctcaagacccataaaggcactaaagacgtcattacaaagcccatctcactacagcggctctacaatcattttataaagtgacgagaatagtttttttgcGCTGTTTTTGTgtttcggatcgcgtgtcaaaccaccaaactgctgaaatcacgtgactttggcaatcgatacgctgattcataaccgttcaaagctttgttttgaaatcggcccatcactattagtttttttgcacacaaaaactattctcgtgtcttcatcaaatgattgtagagccgctgtagtgagatgggctttgtaatgacgtctttagtgcctttatgggtcttgagagaggaaatgacattggtgttaatgaaggcctttctgagccatcggatttcaacactaatatcttcatctgtgtgtgaagatgaacggaggtctgacgggtgttgaacgacatgacggtgaggaattaatgactgaaattcatttttgggtgaactatccctttaagagcattTTTTGAAGTTCTTGGTCTTGTCTCAGTCTCGTACTTAGAGGACTCTGGATTTTATTTCAAGACCACAACTGCAAGGATATCACTaaattgcttttgcattgtctGATGTAACATCATTCATGTGATTTGATGTAAAACTTGCTGCTTAAAAAGCAATCAATAACTTGTTACTGTGCTGCCGGGTTCAAAAGCAAAGCATCGTCTCATAAAAtcttaatttatataaatgacCAAAAAATTCTGATAtgtagtttttttaaaataacagaatataattaagcaatatcacaAGAGCAAGAGAACAGTTTTCATGAATATAAGTGTGATTGCAAATGATTGATTCATATAAACATTCAATAAACAAGAAGTTAATATTAAATGACAAATTTTAAACTGTGCTAATTTGGCAACGTTTCATTATTAAATGAATCAGCTGCTTTGAACAAATCGGTTGAATAAATGATTCTGTGACTGTTAAATTAATCTGAACATTATTTATGAAGGTGTTACTGTACCAGTTCAGATGCAACTTCTGAGCCATTCATTTTATTGTCAGTGGTTTGATTGGTAACAGTGCTACAGTGTCTTACTAttctaattacatttattaactAAAGTCATTTCTCAAATAGTAGATATGGATCTTAAGGAGtgcttggtctcggtttaggtggtcttgactacaacactaattACTAGTTAAATGTTTGGAGTAATTCAGTTTTATTAACCGTTGTGTTCTTGTGAAGGGTGTCGTTCTGTACGTTCCTGGCACACGAGTATCCCGAGCAGGTGCATAAGGTGGTGATGATCAACGGAGGCGGCCCGACGGCGCTGGAGCCCAGCCTGTGCTCCATCTTCCAGCTGCCCTCCTGCGTCCTGCACTGCCTGTCTCCCTGCCTCGCCTGGAGCTTCCTCAAGTAAGACACACCATCGACTCTTCACGGCATGCCGTGCTCTCTGTAGCGACTTCTGCAAAAAAGTGCTCAGTCATTGTTAGAAAGCATGTCTCTTCTTGTGTTTTCCACACAGAGCCGGTTTCGCCAGGCAGGGTGCTAAAGAGAAGCAGCTTCTGAAAGAAGGAAACGCATTTAACGTCTCTCCGTTCGTTCTGCGGGCGATGATGAGCGGTCAGTACTGGCCGGAGGGGGATGAAGTTTACCACGCTGAGCTGACCGTACCCATACTGCTGGTGCACGGCATGTATGACAAGTTCGTACCAGTTGAGGAGGATCAGCGGATGGCTGAGGTTCGTGCACATCAAATGCGTTTCCACTGTGCTGTGAGTGTCTCTTGTGTGACGATATTCAGATGAAGCTTTCCGTCTCAAATCACATACTTCTACTATGCACTAAAGGCACAAAGCATTTTGGTCCTGAAACCTGTtaagcacacacacagatcagaactcaactcaaaatgaaattagattttgcataaaaaaagaaagaaaaaaaatcaagactAATTCTCAGATTTGTACTTTTTACAAAGTCTTTATATAGCAGAACTTAATGTACTACCTTTAATTATTCTGATTGAAATACAATTGTCATAATGCAGTTATCAATACTGTACTTCAATAATGATAAAGTAATGAGATTCACCATTGAGAATAATGAGAATGACATAAACACTGCAAAGTCAAATGTACAAGCATGACAAATATGAGGATTTAAGGTCAGAATATGCTTAACTGTCTTGAAAACAATGTCACTgtgcaaaaactcttaattttcaTCTTAAtgcaaaatatagtttattattTCTTAATATATACAGTCCCAGTCAAAAc encodes:
- the abhd8a gene encoding protein ABHD8, with the translated sequence MLTSITESIFCCLMGKTTSVVLPVESSDGKPADGFEFVEVKPGRVLRVRHILPERPATTEEQPEPSSSVHCKRKITVYRNGQLVIENLGDVLHSEILQCQNGDVEQCSTVEVELSDYTTAPSSPDPKPAPPLPTSDQQKPAPPPRRRRRKPKRTVMIDTERCISSCKGTHSDVALFFIHGVGGSLDIWGRQLDFFSRLGYEVVAPDLAGHGASIAPQIAAAYTFYALAEDLRAIFKRYARKRNILIGHSYGVSFCTFLAHEYPEQVHKVVMINGGGPTALEPSLCSIFQLPSCVLHCLSPCLAWSFLKAGFARQGAKEKQLLKEGNAFNVSPFVLRAMMSGQYWPEGDEVYHAELTVPILLVHGMYDKFVPVEEDQRMAEILLFAFLKVIEEGSHMVMMECPETVNTLLHEFFLWEPDNSKKDTVTKVTADQTTANSVQTLAVANGSITKVNKPLNK